The Paenibacillus sp. FSL R7-0204 genome includes a region encoding these proteins:
- a CDS encoding carbohydrate ABC transporter permease, with amino-acid sequence MQIKDDSYTRLLQGVAYTVIILGSLACLIPFLLIISASLTANESIIKDGYHFIPAQFSLEGYKTVFTFPDEVLRAYGVTLFTTVTGTTLGLFFMTMAGYVLARKDFKYRNTFSFYIYFTTLFGGGLVPWYIMITKYLHLTDSYGALIFPGLMTPFLIILMKNFIRSAVPEELFESAKIDGAGDFKIYWRIVLQLSMPGIATVGLFLALAYWNDWFSSSLFINDPHKYQLQFHLYNVINSASFIANMGAGTGVSLGSDLPTESTKMAMAIVVTGPILFLYPFIQRYFVKGLTIGAVKG; translated from the coding sequence ATGCAAATCAAAGACGACTCATACACCAGGCTATTGCAGGGAGTAGCTTATACGGTAATTATACTGGGCTCCTTAGCCTGTCTGATTCCGTTCCTGCTGATTATTTCGGCTTCCTTGACGGCTAATGAGTCCATCATCAAGGACGGGTATCATTTCATCCCGGCGCAGTTCTCGCTGGAGGGCTATAAGACGGTATTTACTTTTCCTGATGAGGTGCTGCGGGCGTATGGGGTGACGCTGTTCACTACGGTGACGGGGACGACGCTGGGATTGTTCTTCATGACAATGGCCGGTTATGTGCTGGCCCGCAAGGATTTCAAATACCGCAATACCTTCTCGTTCTATATTTACTTCACGACCCTGTTCGGCGGGGGGCTGGTGCCCTGGTACATTATGATTACTAAGTATCTGCATCTGACCGATTCTTATGGGGCGTTGATTTTTCCCGGATTGATGACGCCGTTCCTGATTATTCTGATGAAGAATTTCATCCGCTCGGCGGTGCCGGAGGAGCTGTTCGAATCGGCCAAGATTGACGGGGCGGGGGATTTTAAAATATACTGGCGCATTGTGCTGCAGCTCTCGATGCCCGGGATCGCTACGGTAGGCCTGTTCCTTGCTCTGGCTTATTGGAACGACTGGTTCTCCTCGTCGCTGTTCATCAATGATCCGCATAAGTATCAGCTGCAGTTCCATTTGTACAATGTCATCAACTCGGCCTCCTTCATCGCCAATATGGGCGCGGGTACCGGGGTCAGCTTAGGCAGTGATCTGCCTACAGAATCCACGAAGATGGCGATGGCGATTGTGGTCACGGGGCCGATTCTGTTCC